A segment of the Aulosira sp. FACHB-615 genome:
GGCTACATCTTTTCCCGGCTTCGTAACCGTAATAATGCAGTATTGTGGCAACAGCGACATCAGGGATACCAGACTGCGACCATCCTAAAACGTCAGCAGCTTCAAATCCTTTACGGATAAGCTTTTCAACCAATTTAGAGTGAGAAATGTCAGCAGCAGTTTTCAAGCTTCTCAAAAGTCCAGCGTCGTTGATATCAGCTAATCTTGCAGTTGCCCGAATACTTGCTTTACCCTGACCATTAGAGTCAACATTGATTTCTTGTCTAATCTGTTCGATGATTTGGGTGATTTCGGTAGGTGTGTGTGTCATATTTATTTGCAGTTGAGGAATGTTAGGTGAGGTGATTTTTTTGGGGCATTGCTGCGATTTTTGACCAAGCAGAAACAATTGGTAAGCGCGATCGCTTTGCTTTTAATGGTCTAATTAGTTCATCTGAAACTGCCGAATTTCGACTACTTTCCCGTCGTTATCAAGCAAAGACATTTGCGCCCGTTTGCCATCAATGTATGCAACAGCTTCGCTAGTGATTTTTTCAATTAGGGTGAGCAATTCTTCTGCATCAACAAGAATGCTTGGGGTGGAGACAGTCACATAAATATCCCCCACTTTATTGGTGACGGTAATCGTGATTTTGTTATCTTTGAAGACAACACCTGTAACAGTTCCTTTAGCCCAGAGTCGTTGGTCTAAACCTAAAGTGTTGATAGCTTCTTCTAATAAATTGTTTAGAACAGAATAAAAGTCAGGACTAGCTTCTTGGTCACAAGAGAATTTGACATTTTTTCTCTGGTTGGAATCACAGGGCAGGTCATAGTTAATCGAGATTACGTTGTCACTGATTTGGATTTTGTTAATGATGATTTCCATGATTGTTGTTGGTAAAATAACTTAAAAGTTGACTTTAACTAAATCCTTTTCAGCAATTAGACAAAAGCGATTTGGCTTATTGCTGGTACGGTCAAGAGTAGGGGATGCAATTTCAATCAAGTAGTACCAATCTCCCTCAAGAAACTGAATCCCCAACACTAAACGCTGCTTCTTGCTATGCTCAAACGAACGAAGCATGACTCTATCTCCTAACGCAAACTTCGATTGAAAGTTAGTGTTGACTTGCCCTGTGGCAATGATTTGATGTTTGGTTGCTTGTAATAATTCTGTCCCAGTATCAATTAAATAAATCCAGTTATCATACAACCACTTCACGCCGCAGCAATAACCAAATTTTCGGTTGGTTTTCAGGTAAACTCGTTCAAGTAATCTGGCTTCTAGTTGAAAGATTTTGAATCCCCAAGGCGGAGATAAGAACCAGCATCTTTCTAAGTCTGTGATTTGTTCTGTCATACTGTTTTACCCAACAAATGATTAATAGCTTTGGAATCAAGAGATGAAATACGCTTTTTAATCTGATGTGGTGGGTTTTCGAGAAATTGTTTGAGGTGTCCAATCCCGATTTCATAATGCTTGGGAGTATGTTTGTTAGCTTTCAACGAACCACGCTGAATCCAAAAGCGAACAATGGATAAATTCAGAGATAGAATACTAGCGATTTGATGACAGGTATAGTTGTCTGAATCAATCAAGAATTTAGCCATAAATAACTCTCTAAAATTTGATTAGCGATCGCCCCAATATAAGCACTCATTGAGGCGATTGCTCTTTCCTAATCAACACTCTCGAAAACAATTGAAGGCTGTTGATTATCTTCTAGTTCACATTTCAAATACGATAGTGCTGTTCGGGCATCCCCAATTGTTAGATCAGGGTGATAATCAAGTGCTTGGTAACCGGGATGTTTTTCTATTTGAGATATCAGATATTTTGCAGATTCAACTAATAGCAATAAATCTGGTAAATTCATTTGAGTTACTCTCTTCTGTAGTTAAAACTTCTCGACAACTGCCAACAAAAAGCCGTGTCCAGTATTTTTGATTTGCACTAATTTCTTGTCCAACAAATACTGAATGATGGTTTGCGAAAACTGAATCCGGTGCAGAGGTATAGCACCACCCGAACCTTTGAGTGATCGCAGTAGTCTTGCAGCAGTTCTTTCCACATAACAATCGATAACTTTAGCCATCGTTTGAACCTCCTGAGATGGCCACCAGTTGCTGCTGAAGTAGCTTGATTTGCATCTGATATTGTTCAATTTCTATCTGTAACTGCTGCTGTACTTCTGCAACAGAAAGCGTTTGAATCTGGTCATCAGAGTAATGCTGAACTTCATCTGAATGCTTATCAGGAAGTACCGTATAACGCCAAGAATTACCGTATTCATGGGCTAATTGCGTATTAGCAGGTTTGTACTCTAAGCCGATGACTATGCCCTGCTGTGTACGCTGCCCGAATGCGAATCTGGGGTATTCCCAGTCACTTGGAATACTGATTGTGGGTTGCATATATTTGCTCATGGTTGAAGGGATGGGTGAGCAATTGGGACACAATTACTGAGGCTTGCCCCAATTGCAGGTGGTTATATTTGGAACTGGTAAATCATTGGATAAAGTTAGTGGGTATAAAAGCCCACTCTTTCTCTACGCCGCAACTAATTCCCGCACTGGCTCAGACTCCATCAAAAGCCGCCATTCCTGTTGACTGAGTTGGTCGAATGGCTTATCTAACAAGTCCTCCCAATCCCCAGCTTCAACCACCAACAGCAATCGCACAGCCTCATCCACCGATTCACACGCTACCTTCTGCCCTTCTGAAGCAGCCCGGATGAACCACCAGTGACCGTCTGTAAACCCAACTTCACCCAATTTCTTGTCATCTTGGTAAATGCCGTCATCGAGCAGTTCCAAACCGTGCTGTTCACAAGCATTGAAAATCTGTACCATGATTTCATTACCTGTGGTGCATGGTTCTTCAAACTGGGCTTGCACTGGTAATGTGCCTTGCTGGTACTGCTGCTTGACGTAACTGTGGCATCGCTCAGGTGTAGTGTCCCGGAAAATTTCAACGTCATTTACCAGCACTCGCCAGTACAAATCCTGGTAGTTGTTCTGGTCGAAGCTAACGCTGGCTACCAGTTGACCATCAACAGAAGCCTCTTGGTCGTGGAAGGAGATTTCTGTAATTGTAGGGGCTTCTGGGTAGTCGATTGGTGCAGGTAAAGGTAATGGGAGTGTATTGTCTTTGTAGTGCCAGTGGATGAAGCGTTGGCATCGGGCAAGGGTGTTGTGGCGGAAGATTTCGTTACCATTTACCATCACTACCCAAGGCTGCGTGACGAACTCGGCGTTGTCGTAGCTGATGTACGCGATTAACTGTTTACCAGCAAAAATCTCAAAGTGGTGGGGGTTGATTTCTTTGATTGCTAATTCTTCTGGAGCGATCGCCTGCGCTTGCTCCGCAACATACTGATTCAGTTCGGCTTGAGCGATCGCTTGTTCGTCGAGGGCAGCAATTCTTTTGAGGTGCGGTAGAGCGCAACGGACGGGCGGTTGCTGGGCGGGGGTTGTATGTGGCATGATGGAATTCCTTGAATATAAGGGCAAAGGGCAATCGCAAAAGTTTTCCAGGCTAAATCGGTTGTCCTTTGTTTTGTCTCTTATATTTTACATATTTTATGGAAATTATTCAACGCTTACGGATGAAATTTTTTGTAACAAAGGGTAACTAAAGGTTTGTGATACAACAGGATAAAACTCCCTCAGTTCGATTCCTAAAATTTGACAATATTTCAAAATAAGAGACAAAGAAACAGACCGATCTCCTTTACCCTTCCATTTCTCTATTTTGTGAATTAACTGCTGAGAGCAAGGTTCACCAAGCCTTGTAATTGCTTGTGCTACTTCTTCTCTAGATAGTTTTTTATCTTCTCTTTGTTGAAATAAAAATTCACCATATTCCTGTCCCCAGTCAATCCGGGATACCAAATCTAAAGGTATTCCTTGCATTACGATTTCTCTCACTGCATACTCCTATATTTACACAAACTGTGGAAATAGTGGTATACTTCTTCTATGAAGTATGTAAAACCTAAGCAGTAATAGCGTAGAGCTTAAATCGTGAAAGCGATCGCTCTAAATTTATGTTGGCTTTTAAAGCTACATTCCACTCAGTACCAATGCAAACATCTTGTGGTGCGGAAGGGTATGGAGAACGTGCTGATGGTTTAGGGGTAAGTTGTTTGCGTTAGTGTGACTTGAAGAAGATTTTGGACAGGTTTTGGAAGAAGAAGTTGGACAAGTTGCAAGCTGAAATACTTATAACTTCGTTAAGACATTAATCAAGCGATGCCTTCGGCGGCAAGCTACGCAACTTTGGATAAAGAAAATGGACATAATAACAAAAATGGAAGAAGGACATAGACGCAAATCCAACCTAATAATACTCAAATGCCAACTTTTCCCTAACTCCTGAGATTTCTTACGTTTGGTTGAGATCGCTTGCCACAGTAAGTATCGCTATTACCAAAACCTTTATCTTGCATACAGGGAGATAGTTTGAGCAGTTTAGCTTTCTTTTATGTTATTTTTTTGACGTTTTTGGAAGGTAAAGTTGGACATCCTGTCCAAAATCTTCTTCAAGTCACATTTAGTCTAAACTCCAGTTATTAAGTGGCATCGAAAAATCAAAAATAAAGGTAATAGCCACTATGTTGCAGCTTAAATACCGATTAGCTTATTTCAATGGTCAAACCCACATTAAAGGGTGATTGGTTAATGTTAAATGGGATTTCAGTATCTTTGGAATGTACGACTACTAATCTCAGTTTTTGCCAAACAGTCTCATATTTTGCTGTTTCATGCCAACCACGTAACAAACCTAAAAAATCGGTGGTAATATCAGGATATTTGAAAATTTCTTCAATATTATCTAAAACGAGAATGATCGCATTTGGAATTTGAGGTAATAAATATTCTTCTAAATAGTGTGTGCAAGTAACTTTACTACCAAGACGACTTCTCCAATTATCCCAATAATTACTTGAATTATCAGTTAAAATCAGCTTGTTAGTTATACTGGAACAAAGCCATTGTAAGAGTCTATCTAGGTTATCAAGAATATTAATATCAGCATCTTGAAAGTTTAGGTTAATAGTTTGATAATCTTGCTGGTTTGCATATTTAAGAATCCTATTTAATAAAGCAGTTTCATTTAACTTGGGAGGCTTTTTAATCCGAATTAATGAACCAGGTTTACGAATTTCTTTATAACAATTGTTTTCTAATATAGTTTTTCGAGATTTGAGAACAGGTATCAAATGCTCTGGGGCATTTTCCAAAGCAATCGCAAGACAGCCAAAGTTATAGGCATCTTCATAACTTTTACCTGCACCTAAAGCATCATAAAAAGCAACAGCAAATTTAATAGCTGCTTTATCGCTAATTTCATTACTAATGCCTATCACGTAGTTAATATGTTGAGATATTGCTTCAGCTTGAAGCTCAGAGTAGCAACCATTTAAAACAACACACTCGGTTGTGTTATTAAATAATTTAAACAAATTTGCTAAAGATTCTGGATTAACAGCCTTTGCTTCTCCAGAAGAATTTTCCAAAACCAAACCTTGACTTACTCCACCATGACCAGAAAAATATATGATTTCTGGTTTAGTGTCTAATAATGCACGCCATAAATCATCAGGGCGTACAATAAAATTGCTAGTAACCCCAAATTGCTCTCTTTTTTTACTACGTTGCAAACTATTTTGAATTTCTCGTACTTCTTCATCTAAACGCAAACGAGATATACTATTAGGATTTCCTGACAAAATTAGTATTTTCTTCAATGCAAATTGCTCTAATTGGCGATTTACCCAATCTTCATTAAAAACCTTTTGATAAATGCGATTGTAAACAGTTAATTTATTTCTTTTTATTATTATTAATCCTGATAGTATTAGCTCTTTTTCCTCTCGACTATCATCAGCGATTATTTTTCCTTGCTTTAATATTTTTTTATATAAATTTAATAATTCTATAGAATTGTTTTCTAAAAATAAAATTCTGTTTAGAATCGTTCTAAAATGTTCTGGTTCGTCTTTCTTTTCCCAGTCTTCAATAATTTCTGAACGAACTAAATCTTCTATCCAATGAGCTTCATAACCATTAGCAGGGCGAACTATGTTAGATTTTACAGCAAGCAAACAAAGCTTTTGAGTTAAAAATGGCTGTCCTCCTGTCCAATAAAGAATAGCCTCCACTAGTTTCTGAGGATTTCCAACCCCAGCTAAACCCTTTGCCAAAGGTTCTATTTCATGAAGCTGAAAACCCTTTAATGCTATTGCACGACCAATGTTAAAGGGTCTGCTTCTTTTATCTTGAATCAAATTTGAGGGAGTTGCTACACCCAGAATAACAAAAGCCAGGCGGTTATATGCTGGATTATCTACTCTACGGTTGTAGCAGTTACGGATAATAGCAAAAAAGTCATCCACATTGAATTGCAGGTTGAGAATGGAGTCAATTTCATCAAGGAAAATAGTAATATTTTCAGTAATCCTTTTTAAAAGAATATCTTCAATAAACTTGCTAAATTTTTCTACTACCGATAGAGTATTGTTATCAATCCACCAAGTTTCTAAATTGAAAGTTGTGTCAAGATTGAAACTAGAAATTAAAGTATGAAATAATCCAGTGTACCATTGTTCTGGCGTAATATCTGCTGTATCAATCGCAGTGATATCAACCACTGCACAAGCAAAACCCTCATTCCGTAAGCGATCTGTCGCCCGAACTCTCAAACTGGATCTCCCCATTTGGCGAGGGCCAAGCACATAACAAAACTCACCATTTTTCAAACCCTCATAAAGGTCTGTATCTGCCTGACGCACAACATACGTAGGTGCATCAGGCGGTAATGAGCCACCAACTTGATATGCGTAGGAAAGTTGGGCAGATTGTTCTTTAATTGGAGATAGAGTAGTTTGGGATAAAATTTGGAAAGATTGTTCTATTTCTTCTGCTAATTCTGCATAGTTTCCACCGAACCGCCTTAAAACTTTCGCAGTAATTTCAGCAAAAGGACGAACTAAAACCCCATTGAAACTATCAACTAAACCCGGATTCATCAACATCGCAGCAAATTCATCAACTGAAAGCCCAGCCCGTTGCGCCACATACTCTGAAACCTTACGCAATACCTCAGTTGATTCAGTTAAAGGAACGCCATTCAGCAATAAATCCCGTACTCCATCGATAAAGTCAAACTGAACATTATCAGCTTCCACACCCTCATGAACTGACGACAAAGGCTTCAATATCCCACCTAAAAAGACTTCAGCAACATGAACTTGAGTTGACTGCGGCAACATTGTCTGTTGTATCAATCTTACAACTGGCAAGCTAATCGGAGCAGATGCTAAAAGTCCTGCCAGTTTCCGTGCTACTGGTGAAGCTGTGAGGCGAAAACGTTGCAAACGTTGATTAGCTGAAAGTTCAATTCCAGAATTTTCAGTTAATTCACTATGGGCATCTATCTCTGAATGAGTTGCAAGTAAAAAGCCTTTAGTTTGTACATCTCCCCAACCTGCAACCATACGCGCCCAATTTTTTAGTGATTCTGACTCAAGCGTTACTACAGGTATTTTGAGTTTGTTGCAATTATCGCTTTCATCAAACAAATCCAATGCTGTCATTACTAACTGCTGATTAGGAACTCCAGGAGACGAACTCCGTAGTAAAACTGACTCAGCAACACCCAAACCACTTCTTTCCCACAACCACTGGGGTAATACTTGAATAATTGCTACTGGGCAACTGCAAGCCCAAGCTGCTAAAACTTTCGTAATGACACCATGATGCCAAGCTAGAGAAACACAATCGCTAACAATTACGAACAAACGTCTACCATTAGGGTCGATAAGTTCTCTAGGATTATGTAATCGTTTTTGACTTGATCCAGAACCAGTTCTTGAATGTAGCCAGACTCTACCACTCTCATCAGTAAATAAGCCCCAGGTTCGCACATCTCGGAACGCCCCATGTCTTTCTAATAATTGTTTAAGTTCCTTAATAGTTTGCTTCCAAAGCATCATTGATGCGCTTTCATCTATTATTAACGCAAGCTCTAGCCAGCGTTCTGGAGCAGGGCGCATTACAGGTAATAAAAGTTTTTCTTTAGCGATACGTTCTGCGGTTGCCGCCTCATCAAGTACAAATTCCCTTTTTGAAGGAACTCGACGTTTTAACGGGCGCAGAGCGCGGGCAATTTCTAACTGATTTCTTAATGCTTGAGCCGCAGGAACTTTAATCGGTAAGCCGCTTGAATTGCGATCGCTATCCTGTGCAGATTGAGGATAGACATTAGCACTGGCTTCAGTTTTTTTGGTAGATTTTGAAGAATTTATATTTTGCTCTAACGGTAATTGGGGTGATGTCGGTGTTGCCTTTGAAGTAGATGTAGGTGTTTGCTGTTGCGGTTCAGAAACTGAAGAACAATCAGAACGACGCATTTGCACAGCCAACCAGAGGATATCCGCAATCTCGGTATCGGTTAAATCAAAACCCAGCTTTTGAAAAGTACCAATTACCCGTTCAATCATATATCCTCTGTGCTTGTAAGATATTTCATTAGTGCATTAAGCAATCTTTCTTTATCATCCCCCACAGGACTTCTTTCACGGGTTACTAAATAAATAGCATTAAGCAACTGATCTGTTGCTAAATCGCCTGCATCGCTTCTGTCTCGATGTTTTACAAATTCACTAATTAGAGCATCAGCTTCTGACATTATCTCTTCGCCTAAGTGCGCTTGCACAATTTTTTTTAATGCTGTTTCGTCAGGATTTTCCATTGTCAAGCGCAGACATCGCCGCAGAAAGGCTGGAGGAAATTCTCTTTCGCCGTTACTAGTTAATAAAACAAAGGGAAACTGAGTACAACGTACCCGTCCTTTATCGACAGTGGCAACATTACCATCATAGGTGCGTACTTGTACTGTCTGGTATTCTTGGGGTAATCGGGCTAATTCAGGTATTTCAAATTCGCCTTCTTCAAAGATATTGAGTAAATCATTCGGTAAATCGATGTCGCTTTTATCAATTTCATCGATTAGCAAAACATGAGGATGAGATGAGGGTAAAAGTGCTGTTCCTAAAGGGCCAAGTTGAATATATTTACCAATATCCTTGGTATTGTCCTTTCCTTGAGCATCTTGTAGGCGAGCAATCGCATCGTAGCGATAAAGCCCTTCTTGCAGTGTAGAGCGTGTAGTAATAGGCCATTGCAGTACAGAACCCAGTTGGAGTTCATACGCAACTTTGTAAGCAAGAGAGGTTTTACCAGTCCCCGGTTTTCCAGTCACCAGCAAAGGACGACGTAAATAAAGTGCTGCATTCACAAGCTCAATTTCATTGCGCCGGACTTGAAAGGTTTGTCCACGCTGCTTCTCCTTAGCATCCCCAAACTCACGCCATTTTGGTGGTTCTGGAAGATTTTTGATT
Coding sequences within it:
- a CDS encoding DUF1392 family protein, with the translated sequence MTEQITDLERCWFLSPPWGFKIFQLEARLLERVYLKTNRKFGYCCGVKWLYDNWIYLIDTGTELLQATKHQIIATGQVNTNFQSKFALGDRVMLRSFEHSKKQRLVLGIQFLEGDWYYLIEIASPTLDRTSNKPNRFCLIAEKDLVKVNF
- a CDS encoding helix-turn-helix transcriptional regulator; amino-acid sequence: MQGIPLDLVSRIDWGQEYGEFLFQQREDKKLSREEVAQAITRLGEPCSQQLIHKIEKWKGKGDRSVSLSLILKYCQILGIELREFYPVVSQTFSYPLLQKISSVSVE
- a CDS encoding SAV_2336 N-terminal domain-related protein, which encodes MIERVIGTFQKLGFDLTDTEIADILWLAVQMRRSDCSSVSEPQQQTPTSTSKATPTSPQLPLEQNINSSKSTKKTEASANVYPQSAQDSDRNSSGLPIKVPAAQALRNQLEIARALRPLKRRVPSKREFVLDEAATAERIAKEKLLLPVMRPAPERWLELALIIDESASMMLWKQTIKELKQLLERHGAFRDVRTWGLFTDESGRVWLHSRTGSGSSQKRLHNPRELIDPNGRRLFVIVSDCVSLAWHHGVITKVLAAWACSCPVAIIQVLPQWLWERSGLGVAESVLLRSSSPGVPNQQLVMTALDLFDESDNCNKLKIPVVTLESESLKNWARMVAGWGDVQTKGFLLATHSEIDAHSELTENSGIELSANQRLQRFRLTASPVARKLAGLLASAPISLPVVRLIQQTMLPQSTQVHVAEVFLGGILKPLSSVHEGVEADNVQFDFIDGVRDLLLNGVPLTESTEVLRKVSEYVAQRAGLSVDEFAAMLMNPGLVDSFNGVLVRPFAEITAKVLRRFGGNYAELAEEIEQSFQILSQTTLSPIKEQSAQLSYAYQVGGSLPPDAPTYVVRQADTDLYEGLKNGEFCYVLGPRQMGRSSLRVRATDRLRNEGFACAVVDITAIDTADITPEQWYTGLFHTLISSFNLDTTFNLETWWIDNNTLSVVEKFSKFIEDILLKRITENITIFLDEIDSILNLQFNVDDFFAIIRNCYNRRVDNPAYNRLAFVILGVATPSNLIQDKRSRPFNIGRAIALKGFQLHEIEPLAKGLAGVGNPQKLVEAILYWTGGQPFLTQKLCLLAVKSNIVRPANGYEAHWIEDLVRSEIIEDWEKKDEPEHFRTILNRILFLENNSIELLNLYKKILKQGKIIADDSREEKELILSGLIIIKRNKLTVYNRIYQKVFNEDWVNRQLEQFALKKILILSGNPNSISRLRLDEEVREIQNSLQRSKKREQFGVTSNFIVRPDDLWRALLDTKPEIIYFSGHGGVSQGLVLENSSGEAKAVNPESLANLFKLFNNTTECVVLNGCYSELQAEAISQHINYVIGISNEISDKAAIKFAVAFYDALGAGKSYEDAYNFGCLAIALENAPEHLIPVLKSRKTILENNCYKEIRKPGSLIRIKKPPKLNETALLNRILKYANQQDYQTINLNFQDADINILDNLDRLLQWLCSSITNKLILTDNSSNYWDNWRSRLGSKVTCTHYLEEYLLPQIPNAIILVLDNIEEIFKYPDITTDFLGLLRGWHETAKYETVWQKLRLVVVHSKDTEIPFNINQSPFNVGLTIEIS
- a CDS encoding MoxR family ATPase, giving the protein MRDWLIFQGTDSPHDGIKNLPEPPKWREFGDAKEKQRGQTFQVRRNEIELVNAALYLRRPLLVTGKPGTGKTSLAYKVAYELQLGSVLQWPITTRSTLQEGLYRYDAIARLQDAQGKDNTKDIGKYIQLGPLGTALLPSSHPHVLLIDEIDKSDIDLPNDLLNIFEEGEFEIPELARLPQEYQTVQVRTYDGNVATVDKGRVRCTQFPFVLLTSNGEREFPPAFLRRCLRLTMENPDETALKKIVQAHLGEEIMSEADALISEFVKHRDRSDAGDLATDQLLNAIYLVTRERSPVGDDKERLLNALMKYLTSTEDI